A single Leishmania major strain Friedlin complete genome, chromosome 24 DNA region contains:
- a CDS encoding fatty acid transporter protein-like protein produces MLTVSTEGVLEWCLGVQYALRTIGAYLQLGFSLGAVQARHACVPYQLAVYKAACAWRYITAAPEDGPIYLEGPDDESSTQTSTGQAIKIVAPLCAQASGAVDPLLFLAELLAKLDSLAAITHGEAVDVRLLQRLMHQDILVCEQRHAQIAAGVAVPSKSSHASEENIVFRLSETDATYASVVAAGHPTTITYRDLVILITLLSEAIAWDLLWIHEGQDRQRAQQQSKIVDAAAAAPVLLPPPPRPTEADCLALMLPNSVEYNAVWIAAARSGPLHTLLDVLYRNSNSEQPKTERGTYRPCRTALLNTNLASNTMLYRAIECSGSVMIVMDVAYVPLLFCSRTSDDADDESVTSKLELHVPPHVKRIYLWRSTNAAGQPVSSAMTAEMEELLRAFNANAYGNAKSLKAAYASAGDSFVAPPSTPPLDLYNVVQPFFLRAQANPAFTVDDVRHTYLISSPRVRLLMHVILSRPPPSWKSMLALDKPSSAKNGSVEPYATAAGSVKSRQQLQHYKAKMASILSRLLRRFHHTQPILFIYTSGTSGLPKAARFSHLRFFATGFLSRVLHYRDKIAETVVQQMNEVDYVAAHPAAAGAASVPGLPQQQQQSSSSPPTSLTRPPASGKRETPREKTDKVGMPTVASSIEYHCPAVPHVFGIESLDFTCRERNIVEAALFALWSASLWCLRLFAAALGLEYFVTSAVEQRLYTPAQLAAIEKERRLITLYNCLPMCHTVGSVFCLGHLLHALEEQQHAWAQIRRCAPRHTRLAATVPTVRMIIRTKFSASQFRKDLQRYHVTVVQYIGEVLRYAVLYERSHSPVQAAPPSADATAETASITTETDALAVLNRTAWRVPYAFGNGLRQDIWLECMRRLNIAHPVEFYSSTEGNIFLLNLFGMPGIVGHIPRFPRPIEWLSMQYIPFFPFRVLRFNEETQQVYRDPKTGYCSHCDVGDVGEVVGEVIEGFDMFALRRFDGYNKAHHGAAPADGASIGDSSGGTKAKVTAPADQEEDKAARESKIARHVLWPHRNDCYFLSGDLMRTDRFGFCTFVDRIGDTFRWKGENVSTLEVSNALNSVHTTRVGVQEAVVYGVELPGREGRAGMAMLSLQPRHLCSSSNGCSNTSPSSSSSRRQSLTLAEERHFLQNDLYGFLTGKVRRNGDGTENQAMLPASAIPLFLRMHDLVADDSQDGDNEVISSEVPLNKHAGDEEATRTSTFKYKKGILINQGYEFDGSSTTCAEVPASAWGSNITGDEEATTTSYVRVYVLVSSQAALKELALPPVGSKGASGVPHATGYVPLTAATRAILGANMENCGW; encoded by the coding sequence ATGTTGACCGTCAGCACAGAGGGCGTGCTAGAGTGGTGCTTGGGTGTCCAGTACGCCCTGCGCACCATTGGCGCGTATCTTCAGCTCGGTTTTTCCCTCGGGGCGGTGCAGGCACGCCACGCCTGCGTGCCGTACCAGCTCGCCGTGTACaaggcggcgtgtgcgtggcgctaCATCACCGCCGCACCAGAGGACGGACCAATTTACCTCGAGGGGCCCGACGACGAGAGCTCGACACAAACGTCGACTGGTCAAGCTATCAAAATAGTCGCCCCGCTGTGCGCGCAGGCGAGCGGCGCCGTTGACCCCCTACTTTTCCTGGCAGAGCTGCTGGCCAAGCTCGACTCACTCGCCGCCATCACACACGGCGAAGCGGTCGACGTGCGGCTGCTCCAGCGACTCATGCATCAGGACATTCTTGTTTgtgagcagcgccacgcgcagatcgccgccggcgtggcgGTTCCGAGTAAGAGCAGCCACGCTAGCGAGGAGAACATTGTCTTCCGTCTTTCCGAGACCGATGCCACGTATGCCTcggtggtggcagccggGCACCCAACCACCATCACGTACCGCGACTTGGTTATCCTCATAACGCTGCTCAGTGAGGCCATCGCGTGGGACCTCCTGTGGATCCACGAAGGACAAGACCGACAAAGGGCGCAACAGCAGTCGAAGATagtcgacgctgctgcagcagcaccggtgctactgccgccgccgccgcgcccgACTGAAGCGGACTGTCTGGCGCTCATGCTGCCCAACTCGGTGGAATACAACGCGGTGTGGATAGCCGCAGCGCGGAGTGGGCCGCTGCACACCCTCCTCGACGTTCTCTAccgcaacagcaacagcgagcAGCCCAAGACAGAGCGTGGCACCTACCGCCCTTGCCGGACTGCGCTGCTGAACACAAATCTGGCAAGCAACACCATGCTCTACCGCGCGATAGAGTGCTCGGGAAGCGTCATGATAGTGATGGACGTCGCCTAcgtgcctctcctcttctgcaGCCGAACGagtgacgacgccgacgacgagaGCGTGACGTCAAAACTCGAGCTGCACGTGCCGCCTCATGTGAAGCGCATCTACCTCTGGCGCAGCACCAACGCTGCGGGGCAGCCCGTATCCAGTGCCATGACAGCAGAaatggaggagctgcttcGGGCCTTCAACGCAAACGCCTACGGCAACGCCAAGTCGCTGAAGGCAGCGTACGCGTCTGCCGGCGACAGTTTTGTGGCCCCGCCgtccacgccgccgctggatCTCTACAACGTGGTGCAGCCTTTCTTCTTGCGCGCCCAAGCCAACCCGGCCTTCACGGTAGACGACGTGCGCCATACCTACCTTATCAGCAGCCCGCGCGTGCGCCTACTCATGCACGTCATCCTTTCccgcccgccgccgtcgtggaAGTCGATGCTGGCCCTGGACAAACCTTCCTCCGCCAAGAATGGCAGTGTGGAGCCGTACGCGACAGCCGCCGGCTCAGTCAAGAGtcgacagcagctgcagcactaTAAGGCCAAGATGGCCTCCATCCTTTCCCGCCTGCTTCGCCGGTTCCATCACACGCAGCCTATCCTCTTTATCTACACCTCCGGCACATCGGGCTTGCCCAAGGCCGCACGGTTCAGCCACCTGCGCTTCTTCGCGACCGGCTTCCTCTCCCGTGTCTTGCACTACCGTGACAAGATTGCCGAGACCGTTGTGCAGCAGATGAACGAGGTGGACTACGTGGCCGCGCacccggcagcagcgggagcagcgTCAGTACCTGGGCTgccacaacagcagcagcagtcttcctcttctccccccacctccctcaCACGGCCGCCCGCGTCCGGCAAGCGGGAAACACCAAGAGAAAAGACGGACAAAGTCGGCATGCCTACCGTCGCGAGCAGTATCGAGTACCACTGCCCAGCTGTGCCGCACGTCTTCGGCATCGAGTCCCTGGACTTCACGTGCCGCGAGCGCAACATCGTCGAGGCGGCCCTTTTTGCCCTCTGGAGCGCCTCCCTGTGGTGTCTTCGCCTCTTCGCGGCAGCCCTCGGGCTGGAATACTTCGTCACCTccgcggtggagcagcggctctacacgccggcgcagctcgccGCCATCGAGAAGGAGCGCCGCCTCATCACATTGTATAACTGCCTGCCCATGTGTCATACCGTCGGCAGCGTCTTCTGCCTTGGTCATCTCTTGCACGcactggaggagcagcagcatgccTGGGCGCAAATACGCCGTTGCGCGCCGCGCCACACCCGCCTCGCCGCGACCGTGCCCACTGTGCGCATGATTATCCGCACCAAGTTCAGCGCCTCGCAGTTCCGCAAGGACCTGCAGCGCTACCACGTCACGGTTGTCCAGTACATCGGCGAGGTCTTGCGGTACGCTGTGCTGTACGAGCGCAGCCACTCCCCCGTCCAGGCCGCGCCACCCTCCGCTGACGCGACGGCAGAGACGGCGTCGATAACGACGGAAACGGATGCATTGGCGGTGCTGAACCGCACGGCATGGCGGGTGCCGTACGCCTTCGGCAATGGACTGCGCCAGGACATCTGGCTCGAGTGCATGCGCCGCCTGAACATCGCGCACCCGGTTGAGTTCTACAGCTCCACCGAGGGCAACATTTTTCTCTTGAACCTGTTTGGCATGCCGGGCATCGTGGGACACATCCCGCGCTTCCCGCGCCCGATCGAGTGGCTCAGTATGCAGTACATCCCCTTCTTCCCATTCCGTGTGTTGCGGTTCAATGAGGAAACGCAACAGGTATACCGCGACCCCAAGACGGGATACTGCTCTCACTGCGACGTCGGCGATGTGGGCGAGGTGGTGGGAGAGGTGATCGAGGGCTTCGACATGTTCGCGCTTCGCCGCTTCGATGGATACAACAAGGCCCaccacggcgctgctcctgccgacggcgcctccatcggcgacagcagcggcggcacgaaGGCGAAGGTGACGGCGCCAGCCGACCAGGAAGAGGATAAGGCGGCTCGGGAGAGCAAGATCGCTCGCCATGTGCTGTGGCCGCACCGCAACGACTGCTACTTCCTCTCTGGTGACCTCATGCGAACGGACCGCTTCGGTTTCTGCACATTCGTCGACCGCATCGGTGACACCTTCCGCTGGAAGGGCGAGAACGTCAGCACGCTTGAGGTGTCCAACGCCCTCAACTCCGTCCACACAACGCGCGTCGGGGTACAGGAGGCCGTCGTGTACGGTGTCGAGCTGCCAGGGCGTGAGGGGCGAGCTGGTATGGCCATGCTGAgcctgcagccgcggcacctGTGCTCTTCTTCAAACGGATGCAGCAACACGAGCCCCAGctcatcgtcgtcgcggcggcagtccCTCACCCTCGCCGAGGAGCGTCACTTTCTCCAAAACGATCTGTACGGCTTTCTCACTGGCAAAGTGCGGCGCAACGGTGATGGGACGGAGAATCAGGCGATGCTTCCGGCCTCCGCGATTCCGCTATTTCTGCGCATGCATGATCTGGTGGCGGACGACAGCCAGGATGGCGACAACGAGGTGATCTCCTCCGAAGTGCCGTTGAACAAGCACGCTGGGGACGAGGAGGCCACACGGACGTCTACGTTCAAGTACAAGAAAGGCATCCTCATCAACCAGGGCTACGAGTTCGACGGGAGCTCGACGACTTGCGCGGAGGTGCCAGCAAGTGCGTGGGGGAGCAATATTACTGGCGACGAagaggcgacgacgacatcgTACGTGCGCGTCTACGTACTTGTGTCCAGccaggcggcgctgaaggaaTTGGCGTTGCCACCGGTAGGCTCGAAGGGTGCCAGCGGTGTCCCACATGCCACCGGCTACGTCCCACTAACAGCTGCGACTCGTGCCATTCTCGGCGCGAACATGGAAAACTGCGGCTGGTAA